Genomic DNA from Bacteroidales bacterium:
GGTAGCAGCAGAAGCCCAAGATGTAATAATGAAAATCTTTCGTTTACGTTTTGCTAGCAAAGTAGCCTCAATATCATCCCATAAACCTATAGGAGGAGTAACCTCAATTGATTTGAGGCGATTAATCATTTCAATATCATGACTACTATCGTACAAGTTTCTCATACTTAAAATCAATCACTTGCTCAAATTTACTTCTAAGAATTGCTCTTGCTCTTGAGTAATTCGATTTACTTGTTGACTCTGAAATATCGAGCATCTTAGCAATTTCGCTATGTGTATATTCATCAATGGCATAAAGGTTAAAAACCAATCGATATTGAGGAGGAAGTTCCTTTACAATACCTAAATAGAATGTATAATCAGCTCCTAAGCTTTGAATTTCGGCCTCACTCCCATTGGCAACATCAATATCAACATAATCCTTCCTCTGCCTTAAATACTCCAACGCAGTATTTACAATAATCCGTCGAACCCATCCCTCAAAAGAACCATCGCCTCTATACGATTTAATTGAAGTAAATACTTTTATGTACCCATCGTGAAGTACATCGCGAGCAATATCTGAATCGCCAACATACCTCAAGCATAAACCGTACATCTTTGCCGAGCTTAACTCGTAAAGTGTACGTTGTGCCGTCCTATCGCCCTTATACAATTTATCAATAAAATCCTTCGAATACTCCACGCTTGCAAATAGTTGGGTATGTTAACTGTTTTGCAAATATAGCTCCAACTATTCCTTAGATGCAAAAAGATTTTAAATGGTTGCGTTGGTTTGGTTGTTGATTCCCTTGGAAAACAATACGGGTAAAGAAAATGGCAGCTTGTAATCGGGTAGGCAGCCAATAGATCTCGCACAACAGTATCTCGCAGAGCGGGACAGGCTGCATGGGTCTGCTCATACGTGTATGTTTCTTGGGGTTTTTATTTAAGGGTTGGGTTTGATCATCCTAGCAATATATCGCAATTTGCGATAGGGGCTAACACCCTTTATGTAATAGCTATTCCACAAAGTACCATAAAACCGCCCAACCCTCCTTAAAAAAGGAGGGCTAATTGAGCGTTGTAATGGAGTTGATTTCTGGTGAATGGGCTGAAAGAATACTCACTCCCATAAGGAAATCTGTTATAGCCCCTTTTCAAGGGGTTGGGGTTTGTTCGTCCTAACATTCATGCCACCCGTTTGCTATTATATCGCAATTTGCGATAGGGGCTAATACCTTTTATGTAATAGCTATTCCACAAAGTACCATAAAACCGCCCAACCCTCCTTAAAAAAGGAGGGCTAATTGGGCGTTGTAATGGGGTTGATTTCTGGTGAATGGGTTGAATGAATATTTACTCCTATAAGGAAATCTGTTATAGCCCCTTTTCAAGGGGTTGGGGTTTGTTCGTCCTAACAATCATGCCACCCATTTGCTATTATATCGCAATTTGCGATAGGGGCTAATACCTTTTATGTAATTACTATTCCACAAAAATCACAAAGAAATCACAAAAAACACAAAGCAAATATCCATTTACATTGAAGTGAAGTAGAAGAAACCCCCTGTACATCCCTGTTATACATAAAACCTCCCAACCCTCCTTAAAAAGGAGGGCTAATTGAGCGTTGTAATGGAGTTGATTTCTGGTGAATGGGTTGAAAGAATACATACTCCCATAAGGAAATCTGTTATAGCCCCTTTTCAAGGGGTTGGGGTTTGTTCGTCCTAACATTCATGCCACCCATTTGCTATTATATCGCAAT
This window encodes:
- a CDS encoding RNA polymerase sigma factor; the protein is MYGLCLRYVGDSDIARDVLHDGYIKVFTSIKSYRGDGSFEGWVRRIIVNTALEYLRQRKDYVDIDVANGSEAEIQSLGADYTFYLGIVKELPPQYRLVFNLYAIDEYTHSEIAKMLDISESTSKSNYSRARAILRSKFEQVIDFKYEKLVR